From a single Solanum dulcamara chromosome 4, daSolDulc1.2, whole genome shotgun sequence genomic region:
- the LOC129885887 gene encoding embryogenesis-associated protein EMB8-like, with protein sequence MDCIGLSSESPYVLMLKAAFLIPISHYLIGFLFLLLVYLYNFMEMYFIQDLFTGFRGQPVSLTFNSCCDLYHEVVSKCKILHGRFSSTPWLCSPHLQTIFLQFFERESACNYQRQIFKTSDGGTIALDWLWNVNVKIPSIKVFDGVQSDDKTPIVLVIPGLTSDSNSAYVKHLAFKMAKSGWNVVVSNHRGLGEVSITSDRLYNAGWTEDARKVIDHLHTQYPQAPLFAVGTSIGANVLVKYLGEEGVNTAIVGAVAICSPWDLLIGDRFIKRRFVQTSYDKALGIGLKVYAELHRSSLPRLTDWDSISKICCIRDYDKHVTCVLNAFETVDTYYRKVSCSSYIGNVRVPLLCITALDDPVCSRETIPWDECRANKNVVLATTQHGGHLGHLEGMTGKSLWWVRAVDEFLTALNSSSLILREKIQNNTVDSPLKSIDEAPYVNIREDGLVTAFSNEASGESGNEQLVKDDISVNNGTVQQEPNATTEFDPVRGPNINAMMVPVKNCLNQLSRRSKISMWVLACVAITTTWPILGLLFYKKKLRNNFTSSSMKR encoded by the exons ATGGATTGCATTGGGTTAAGCTCAGAATCCCCATATGTTCTTATGCTTAAAGCTGCTTTCTTGATACCCATTTCTCATTATTTAATCGGATTTCTGTTTTTACTCCTTGTATATCTCTATAATTTCATGGAAATGTACTTCATACAAGATTTATTCACTGGATTTAGGGGACAGCCTGTATCTTTGACCTTTAATTCTTGCTGTGACCTGTATCATGAGGTTGTTTCCAAGTGTAAAATTCTTCATGGCAG GTTTTCTTCTACTCCGTGGCTTTGCAGTCCTCATCTTCAGACTATTTTTTTGCAGTTCTTTGAAAGAGAATCTGCTTGCAATTATCAAAG ACAGATATTTAAAACATCTGATGGTGGGACAATAGCTCTGGATTGGCTATGGAATGTGAATG TTAAAATACCATCCATCAAAGTTTTTGATGGAGTTCAGAGTGATGATAAAACTCCCATCGTTCTGGTGATTCCTGGTTTAACAAGTGACTCTAATTCTGCT TACGTCAAGCATCTTGCTTTCAAGATGGCTAAATCTGGATGGAATGTTGTCGTGAGCAATCATCGGGGTCTCGGGGAAGTGTCAATAACT TCTGATCGCCTCTATAATGCCGGATGGACGGAAGACGCCCGCAAAGTCATTGACCATCTCCACACCCAATACCCTCAAGCTCCTTTATTTGCTGTTGGCACTAGCATTGGTGCTAATGTTCTG GTAAAATATCTTGGTGAGGAAGGTGTTAATACTGCTATTGTTGGGGCAGTTGCAATCTGTTCTCCTTGGGACCTTTTG ATTGGTGACAGGTTTATTAAGCGCAGGTTTGTACAGACATCCTATGACAAAGCTTTAGGAATTGGATTAAAAGTTTATGCCGAGCT GCATCGGAGTAGTTTGCCTCGTCTGACAGATTGGGACAGCATTTCTAAG ATATGTTGTATCAGAGACTATGACAAGCATGTCACTTGTGTTCTTAATGCTTTTGAG ACTGTTGATACATATTACAGGAAAGTTAGCTGTAGCAGTTATATAGGAAATGTGAGGGTTCCCCTCCTCTGCATTACTGCCTTGGATGATCCAGTCTGTTCAAGGGAAACAATTCCATGGGATGAATGTCG GGCAAACAAAAATGTCGTACTAGCTACCACACAGCATGGGGGACACTTGGGACATCTTGAAGGGATGACCGGCAAAAGCCTCTG GTGGGTTAGGGCCGTTGATGAATTCCTTACTGCTTTGAACTCCAGCTCATTGATCCTTAGAGAAAAG ATACAAAATAACACAGTGGATAGTCCACTGAAATCAATTGATGAGGCACCATATGTGAATATAAGAGAAGACGGTTTAGTGACTGCATTTAGCAACGAGGCATCAGGTGAATCAGGAAATGAGCAACTGGTCAAAGATGACATTAGTGTTAACAATGGCACGGTGCAACAAGAACCAAATGCAACGACTGAATTTGATCCTGTTCGTGGCCCAAATATTAATGCAATGATGGTTCCTGTTAAAAATTGTCTAAATCAGCTTTCTCGGCGAAGTAAGATTTCAATGTGGGTACTTGCATGTGTTGCAATCACAACCACATGGCCAATTCTTGGTTTACTGTTTTACAAGAAAAAGCTGCGCAACAATTTTACTTCATCCTCAATGAAAAGATGA